In one Desulfobaculum bizertense DSM 18034 genomic region, the following are encoded:
- a CDS encoding creatininase family protein produces the protein MPGKSSPWWQHKSWKEVVEHAKKCDIAILPLGSIEQHGPHLPTGHDTMQLFDMCERIAEETDAILLPCPWYGAHPHHHWNFPGTVPLSNDTCKAMIKDIVRGAAVAGYKKFIIFFGHGQAFVTNYTVQDLGQEGYYVLSVMFQNAIRDIHDEIFSTPFWHADEAETSIALSLFPEYVDMDLAVVENGKSLLDRSFVTSPTEMTSSKPLRFDEGTVSGPEYRHAVHGVIGDPTAATAEKGERYIQAIVDRMVALINQVKKEHPVGEDVVTN, from the coding sequence ATGCCAGGTAAATCATCCCCTTGGTGGCAGCACAAGAGCTGGAAAGAAGTTGTTGAACATGCAAAGAAATGTGACATTGCAATCCTGCCTCTCGGCTCCATCGAGCAGCATGGCCCGCACCTTCCTACTGGTCACGATACCATGCAGCTTTTTGACATGTGCGAACGCATTGCCGAAGAGACCGACGCAATTCTTCTCCCCTGCCCCTGGTATGGCGCTCATCCCCATCACCACTGGAATTTCCCCGGCACTGTGCCGCTTTCCAACGACACCTGCAAAGCCATGATCAAGGACATCGTCCGTGGCGCAGCAGTTGCTGGTTACAAAAAGTTCATCATTTTCTTTGGTCATGGTCAGGCATTTGTGACCAACTACACCGTTCAGGATCTTGGTCAGGAAGGCTACTACGTTCTTTCCGTCATGTTCCAGAACGCAATCCGCGACATCCACGACGAAATCTTCAGCACACCTTTCTGGCATGCTGACGAAGCCGAGACATCCATTGCCCTGTCTCTCTTCCCTGAATACGTCGACATGGACCTCGCTGTTGTAGAAAACGGCAAATCCCTGCTGGACCGCTCTTTTGTTACCAGCCCCACAGAAATGACCTCTTCCAAGCCGCTCCGCTTCGACGAAGGCACTGTCAGTGGTCCTGAGTACCGCCACGCTGTTCACGGCGTTATTGGTGATCCTACTGCTGCTACGGCAGAAAAGGGTGAAAGATACATCCAGGCTATCGTCGATCGCATGGTTGCTCTCATCAATCAGGTGAAGAAAGAGCACCCGGTAGGCGAGGACGTCGTCACCAACTAG
- a CDS encoding ErpA-related iron-sulfur cluster insertion protein (Members of this family, many of which are selenoproteins, show homology to the iron-sulfur cluster insertion ErpA that was described in Escherichia coli.) yields the protein MFTLTVPDEMLEKLRTMLEDEDDDTCVRLREYKVGGGUGSKIVLGLGMDEPEEDDDEQIEVNDVPFIADEDFLLKYGHKFELSFSEKKEVVLTALEAEA from the coding sequence ATGTTTACCCTTACCGTTCCAGATGAGATGCTCGAAAAGCTTCGCACCATGCTGGAAGATGAAGACGACGACACCTGTGTGCGCCTGCGTGAATACAAAGTAGGCGGTGGTTGAGGTTCTAAAATCGTGCTCGGTCTGGGCATGGACGAACCTGAAGAAGATGACGACGAACAGATTGAAGTCAACGACGTTCCCTTTATCGCCGATGAAGACTTTCTGTTGAAATATGGACACAAATTCGAGCTGTCTTTCAGCGAGAAAAAAGAAGTCGTCCTGACGGCTCTCGAAGCTGAAGCTTAA
- a CDS encoding glycyl-radical enzyme activating protein, producing the protein MSQGMIYNIQRMSIHDGPGLRTTVFLKGCPLRCLWCSNPESQKTTPQMLYFEAQCTGCGTCKDVCPNDAVIPLGEKFGRDTAKCTDCGLCAESCPTKAREMSGRLMTVEEVMKEVQKDSLFYENSGGGVTFGGGEPTAGGQFFLDMLEAVHNEGFHVTVDTCGFCPAERFDKTIELADLFLFDCKHMDPEQHKKLTGQDNAIILRNMRAALSSGKQVRIRMPLMPNMNDSEENIAAMAEFFKEFDRNEIEIMPCHAFGKSKYLALGKSLPEVSQYTPEQLKVVLERFARHGLNPVIV; encoded by the coding sequence ATGAGTCAGGGAATGATCTACAATATTCAGAGGATGTCGATTCACGACGGGCCGGGCCTGCGAACCACGGTGTTTTTGAAAGGATGCCCGTTACGCTGCCTCTGGTGCAGCAATCCCGAATCTCAAAAAACCACTCCCCAGATGCTGTACTTTGAAGCCCAGTGTACTGGCTGCGGCACATGCAAAGACGTGTGCCCCAACGATGCCGTTATCCCTCTGGGTGAAAAATTTGGCCGTGACACGGCAAAGTGCACTGACTGCGGTCTGTGTGCCGAGTCCTGCCCGACCAAGGCGCGTGAAATGTCTGGTCGCCTTATGACTGTCGAAGAGGTCATGAAAGAAGTTCAGAAAGATTCCCTCTTCTACGAAAACTCTGGCGGCGGCGTCACCTTTGGCGGTGGCGAACCCACCGCTGGCGGTCAGTTCTTTCTGGATATGCTCGAAGCCGTTCACAACGAAGGCTTTCACGTCACAGTCGATACCTGTGGCTTCTGCCCCGCAGAACGCTTCGACAAAACCATCGAACTGGCTGACCTCTTCCTCTTCGACTGCAAGCATATGGACCCAGAACAGCACAAAAAGCTGACAGGTCAGGATAACGCCATAATCTTGCGCAACATGCGAGCTGCTCTCTCCTCAGGTAAGCAGGTCCGAATCCGCATGCCTCTCATGCCCAACATGAACGATTCCGAAGAAAATATCGCCGCTATGGCTGAGTTCTTTAAGGAATTCGATCGCAACGAAATTGAGATCATGCCCTGCCACGCCTTTGGCAAAAGCAAGTACCTCGCCCTTGGCAAGAGTCTTCCGGAAGTGTCTCAGTACACTCCGGAGCAACTGAAGGTCGTTCTGGAAAGATTTGCCAGACACGGGCTGAACCCCGTTATTGTGTAA
- a CDS encoding glycyl radical protein, whose product MTTPSCEMNSEATSPKGYGINWDTADQRLKDLKDFLMSAPQVMDPERLQFLHEVYEEYRGESTFYIRAKLFERVLTKKNIFLDGNPIVGTLTGVRAGVYAYPEWNVSWIKEEMQMAKMASLGEMKIPTETEALLKQTYKEWKGRTCIDLNNKMYKEKYGVNPSKYAKAGMYYENVSVASGSGIANYPKILNKGLRWMIDDVRSRFENCPTTLKNKSKHDLYRAMLVTFEAVIAHSHRYAELAEKTAAEENDPKQKAELLEIAEVCRRVPEYPARNFREAIQSFWFLHLALEIEQMACATSPGRYGQYMYPFYKKDIEEGNLTKDQVLKLLKFQWIKHLELAEYQGNSYALTLSGHTGQSITIGGVDANGNDASTELEELLLDTQIQMKNIQPTLTLLYHPKLPDSYMKKVVECIRGGSGQPQILNNTAVVERNLARFAQYENGITLEDARNCGNYGCVSTGICGKGSFILQEDQPCLAKIVEVMLNNGKCPVTRKKVGVETGDPTEFKSFDEVYDAYKKQLDHLFHVSRNHSDLSQMARLQVVPSIFRSALYDGCIETGICEEEGGCEYSQINPIMTAGIDAANSLLAIKHLVFDTKKLTMQELLDALKNNFEGREDIRKMCFEAPKHGNDYPEIEHFVQQYYRDVDAIHHAQGPDCLGHRTPLDAYSLSYHNYFGALMGALPNGRKAGVALTDGSVSAMPGTDHEGITALIKSGAEAIDTVRYGANHFNVKFSPAVLEGPLGARTLVSLIKTYCDFGGSHIQFNCVSSETLKDAQANPENYADLVVRVAGFSAYFTRLDKGVQNEIIKRTEYQN is encoded by the coding sequence ATGACGACTCCTTCTTGTGAAATGAATTCCGAAGCCACAAGCCCCAAAGGCTACGGCATCAACTGGGATACCGCTGACCAGCGACTGAAAGACCTCAAGGATTTCCTCATGTCCGCACCTCAGGTGATGGACCCCGAACGTCTTCAGTTCCTGCACGAAGTTTACGAAGAGTACCGTGGTGAATCCACGTTTTATATTCGCGCCAAGCTTTTTGAACGTGTTCTGACCAAGAAGAACATCTTCCTTGATGGCAACCCCATTGTCGGTACCCTGACCGGCGTTCGCGCTGGTGTGTACGCTTACCCCGAGTGGAACGTTTCCTGGATCAAAGAGGAAATGCAGATGGCCAAGATGGCCTCCCTCGGTGAGATGAAAATCCCCACCGAGACCGAAGCGCTGCTGAAACAGACCTACAAGGAATGGAAAGGCCGCACCTGCATTGATCTGAACAACAAGATGTACAAAGAAAAGTACGGCGTAAACCCCTCCAAATACGCCAAAGCTGGCATGTACTATGAGAACGTCAGTGTTGCCTCTGGCTCCGGCATCGCAAACTACCCGAAGATTCTGAACAAGGGTCTCCGCTGGATGATTGATGACGTTCGTTCTCGCTTCGAAAACTGCCCCACCACGCTGAAGAACAAGAGCAAGCACGACCTGTACCGCGCTATGCTCGTGACCTTCGAAGCTGTTATTGCTCACTCTCACCGCTATGCTGAGCTGGCAGAAAAGACCGCCGCAGAAGAAAACGATCCCAAGCAGAAAGCAGAGCTTCTCGAAATTGCAGAAGTATGCCGCCGCGTCCCTGAATACCCGGCCCGCAACTTCCGCGAAGCAATCCAGTCCTTCTGGTTCCTGCACCTCGCTCTCGAAATCGAGCAGATGGCATGTGCGACCTCTCCCGGTCGTTACGGCCAGTACATGTACCCCTTCTACAAGAAGGACATCGAGGAAGGGAACCTCACCAAGGATCAGGTCCTCAAGCTCCTCAAATTCCAGTGGATCAAGCACCTTGAGCTGGCCGAATACCAGGGCAACTCTTACGCTCTGACCCTGTCCGGCCACACCGGCCAGAGCATCACCATTGGTGGTGTTGACGCCAACGGCAATGACGCCAGCACCGAACTGGAAGAGCTTCTGCTCGATACGCAGATTCAGATGAAGAACATTCAGCCGACGCTGACCCTGCTCTACCATCCGAAACTTCCTGATTCCTACATGAAGAAGGTTGTCGAGTGCATCCGTGGCGGTTCCGGCCAGCCTCAGATCCTGAACAACACAGCTGTTGTTGAGCGTAACCTTGCCCGCTTTGCCCAGTATGAAAACGGCATCACTCTGGAAGACGCCAGAAACTGCGGTAACTACGGCTGCGTTTCCACTGGCATCTGCGGCAAGGGAAGCTTCATCCTTCAGGAAGACCAGCCCTGCCTCGCCAAGATCGTTGAGGTCATGCTGAACAACGGCAAATGCCCCGTGACCCGCAAGAAGGTCGGTGTTGAAACTGGTGATCCCACTGAGTTCAAGAGCTTCGATGAAGTTTATGACGCTTACAAAAAGCAGCTCGATCACCTCTTCCACGTCTCCAGAAACCACTCTGACCTCAGCCAGATGGCACGCCTCCAGGTTGTTCCGAGCATCTTCCGCTCTGCCCTGTATGATGGCTGCATCGAAACTGGCATCTGCGAAGAGGAAGGCGGCTGCGAATACTCTCAGATCAACCCCATTATGACTGCTGGTATCGACGCTGCAAACTCTCTGCTCGCCATCAAGCATCTGGTCTTCGACACCAAGAAGCTCACCATGCAGGAACTTCTCGACGCCCTGAAGAACAACTTCGAGGGTCGCGAAGACATCCGCAAGATGTGCTTCGAGGCACCCAAGCACGGTAACGACTACCCCGAGATCGAGCACTTCGTGCAGCAGTACTACCGCGACGTTGACGCCATCCATCACGCTCAGGGTCCGGATTGCCTCGGCCACCGTACGCCGCTCGACGCATACTCCCTGTCGTACCACAACTACTTTGGTGCTCTGATGGGCGCTCTGCCGAACGGCAGAAAAGCAGGTGTTGCACTGACTGACGGCAGTGTTTCCGCCATGCCTGGCACCGACCATGAAGGCATCACCGCCCTCATCAAGTCTGGTGCAGAAGCTATCGACACCGTTCGTTACGGCGCTAACCACTTCAACGTGAAGTTCTCTCCCGCAGTGCTCGAAGGACCGCTTGGCGCTCGCACCCTGGTCTCCCTTATCAAGACCTACTGCGACTTTGGCGGCTCTCACATTCAGTTCAACTGCGTCAGCTCCGAGACTCTGAAAGACGCTCAGGCCAACCCAGAGAACTACGCAGACCTCGTTGTCCGCGTCGCCGGCTTTAGTGCCTACTTCACTCGCCTCGACAAGGGTGTTCAGAACGAAATCATTAAGCGTACTGAATACCAGAACTAA